The Nocardia vinacea genome contains the following window.
GCACCGCGATTCCGGGTACCACGGTGCTGCCCATACCCGCCGCGACCAGCCCGAGTTTGGCGAACCAGTCGCGGGCGACGAAGGCGATCTCCGGTTCCCAGGTGGCGTCGCGCCATGCGCCGAGCAGGGTGCTGCTCACCTCGGTGCTGCCCGCGATCCAGCGTTCCCCGCGCAGCTGCGCGGGCGTGACGCTGGCGTGGCCTGCGAGCGCATGGTCCGGTGGGACCGCGATGAGCAGCGGGTCGTCCAGGAGTGGCTCGATCTCGGTATCCGCGGGCAGATTTCGCGTCTCGGTCACCACTGCCAGATCCAGCCGTCCCCGCGCGACGGCGGATACCAACCGTGGGCTGGTTCCTTCGCGTAGCGGTACTCGCGCGAGTCGCGGCGCGGTGGCGGCGATGGCCCTCGGCACCAGTGCGGCCATGGCGGTCGAGAATGCGCCGACTCGGAGTGTGGCGGGCGGGCGCGCGGTCAGCCCGTCGAGTTCTTGCCGCACGGAACCGAGTCCACCGAGCACCGTTTCGGCATGGCGCAGCACGATCCGGCCCGCCTCGGTGGTCTGTACGCCGCGCGCGTGCCGTTCGAACAATGCCCGGCCCGCCGCCTGCTCCATCAGGGCGATCTGCCGGGATACCGCCGACTGCGTGTAGCCCAGATTCTCCGCGGCGGTCGAGAACGACCCGCTCCGTGCGGCCTCCCGGACCACTCGCAATCCTACGATCGTGAACTCACCCATGCCGTTTACTCATACCAAATATGCGAGAGTCTCGCTTGTCGCATAACTCGGCGCTCCCTAGCGTCGAATGTATGAGTGCAGTAGCGAACAAGAAGCTGATCGAGGACATCTTCGAGCAGATGTCCCAGGGCAATACCCGAGCGATGGGCGAGGCCATGGCCGAGGACTTCCGCTGGATCTTTCCGGGGAACTGGTCGTGGTCGCACACCTGGGAACCGAAAACGGTTGTGCTGAACGAACTTCTGCGGCCGCTGATGACTCAGTTCACCGAGTACCGCAGCGCGGCCGACTTCGTGATCGCCGAAGACGACCGCGTCGTCGCCCAGGTCCGTGGCCACGGCATCACCACCGGTGGCGAGCCTTACGAGCAGACCTACTGTTTCATTTTCCGGATCGCGAATGGTCGGCTCACCGAGGTGATCGAGCATTGCGATACGGCGCTGGTCGAGCGGGTGCTACAGCGCGTTGGCTAGTTCGGGCGCGTGCCGCGGTAGAAGGTGACGCGGCCGAGGCGACGGTGGCGCTGGGAGGCGACCACGGTGCAGTCGAAGCCGACGGTGCGCAGGAGTTGGGGGATGCCGCCGCCGAGGTTGTCATGGGCATGGTGGTTGTGCAGCAGCAGCCGGGCCATCAGGCCGTCGTCCGGGGTCACCTCGCCGCCGATATCGAGGATGTGCAGGCTGCCGCCGGGGCGCAGGACGCGCAGCGCTTCGGTCAGTGCGGCGGTTTTGATGTCGGTCTCGAGGTGGTGCAGCATCATCGATGACAACACCCGGTCGAATTCGTTGTCCGGATAGGGCAGTTCCTGGGCGTAGGCGCGTTCGAAGCGGATTCCGGTCAGCCTGTTCGCCTTTCGTTCGGCACGGGCGAGCGCGAGCGGGTCGGGATCGGAGCCGATCACCTCCGCCGCGGGTTGGGTCCGTTTGGCTCGGATCGTCAGATTGCCTGTGCCGCAGCCGATTTCCAATACACGTTGACCGGAGGCGAGTTCGGCCTGTGCGACGAGGGTTTCGTGGAGTTTGTACATGCCGAGCAGGCGGGTGAGCAGATCGTAGCCGGGTAGGAATGCGTCGCGGCCCGCGGCGGGCAGGTAGTCGTGCCGATTGCCCATTGCTGCAACTACGGAATGTGGATGATCTTTGGTCATGTTTTTCATGGTGCCCGCAGATACAGCAGCATAATTGGGTGATAGTAGGCCGAATTTGGACTATTTTCGGTATTATGACCGAGGCTACCCGGATGGTTCGGCACCGCCGTGGTGTTCCGGTGTTCGACTATCGGAGCGATCAGGTCACGCCGCCCGTATCGCTGTTGCGATTCGATCGCCTCACCGAACGCGGCCACAGTCCGCACATTCACAACTTTCCAGCCTTGCTGTACATCCAGTCCGAAGGCGTGGTGTACGTGGTCGCGCCGGGTCAGGTGATCGCGGACGCACCACCGCATAAGTCCGAAGGCTCGGTCGCGGTGTTCTTCGATCCCGCGGCGCTCGGCGATGCCGGACGCGCGCCCTGGCCCACGTGGCGGGCGCATCCGTTGCTATTTCCTTTCCTGCACCAGCATTCGGGTGGGGTGCTGGAATTGACCGTCCCGGTGGCACGGAGACCGTTGTGGGACAATGCGATTGCCGCCCTCGAGGCCGAGCTGGCGCAGCGGCAGGAGGGGTATCGACAGGCGGCGTCGGCACATCTGACGCTACTGCTCATCGACCTCGCGCGGCTGGCCGCCGATGTGGTGGGCGATCTGCGGCGCAGCGGTGAGCCACTGCTCGCCGAGGTGTTCGATGTGATCGACCAGCAGCACACCGCACCGCTGTCGCTACGCGATGTGGCGGATGCGGTCGGCATGACACCGGGGCATCTGACCACCGTCGTGCGCCGTCGCACCGGGCGCACCGTGCAGGCATGGATCACCGAGCGGCGGATGACCGAGGCGCGCCGCCTATTGGCCGAAACGGATCTGCCGGTCGGCGAGATCGCCCGGCGGGTCGGGATTCCGGATGCGGGTTACTTCACCCGCTTGTTCCGGCGCAACAACGAGCTTTCACCACGGCAATGGCGCGCCCAGCCTGCTTCCCGCGCACGCTGACGCGAGGCATGCAGTGGGCTGACTCGAGCGCCTGGCCGTGCCGAGGCGGGCACCCGCAACGCGCCGACCCCAGCACCCGCAGCGGGCTGACGCGGGTGCCCGCCAGAAGATCCCTGGATTTCGTACCCGTCGTCGGCGCCACACTGGGTGCGGAATCCCGAGCGTTCGCAGTGGGCTGACTCGAGCGCCCGTAGCGGTGCCGACGCGCGCGCCCGCAAGGGCTACCAGGACTTCTACCCGCGGCAGGAGCCCACACGGGATGCCCGCGAGCGGACGGGTCAGGTGAGGGCGCGGGCGATGATGTCGGTGGTGTTCACTCCGGTGGGGAGGGTGCCGAAGGCGATGCCCCAGTTGTCGCCGAGGCGGGTGGCGCAGAAGGCGTCGGCGACTGCGGGGTGGCCGTGGCGGACGAGTTGCGCGCCCTGTAGGACCAGGGCCATGAGTTCGACGACGCGGCGGGCGCGGTATTCGATTTCGTCGAGGTCGGACAGTTCCTTGCCGAGGCGGGCGATGGCATCGTCGAGGCGGGGGTCGGCGCCGGCGGCGAGGGAGACTTCGTTGAAGAACGCCTCCACGGTTTCGGGCTGACGGCCCATGGCGCGCAAGGCGTCCAGCGCCGCGACATTGCCGGAGCCTTCCCAGATCGACATGAGCGGGGCCTCGCGGTACAGCCGAGGCATACCGGATTCCTCGGCATAACCATTGCCGCCGAAGCATTCCAGAGCCTCGGCCGCATGCGCGGGAGCACGCTTGCAGACCCAATACTTGGTGACCGCCAAGGCGATTCGGCGCAGCGCGGCCTCGGCGGGATCGGTGCCCGCACGGTCGGTCGCACCGGCCAGGCGCATCATGACCGTGGTGGCGGCGTCGGATTCGATCACCAGGTCGGCGAGCACATTGCGCATCGCGGGTTGGTCGATCAGCTTGGCGCCGAACGCTTCTCGGTGTCGCGCATGGTGCGCTGCGTAGACGGCACCGACGCGCATGCCGGTGGCGGAGCCGATGACGCAGTCCAGGCGGGTCATATTGACCATTTCGATGATGGTCTTGACGCCGCCCCCTTCCGCGCCGACCAGCCAGCCGGTGGCGTTCTCGTATTCGATCTCCGAGGACGCGTTCGACTTGTTGCCGAGCTTGTCCTTGAGGCGTTGGATCCGAATGGGATTGCGGGTGTCGTCCGGGAGCACGCGCGGCAGCAGGAAGCAGGACAGACCGCCGGGCGCCTGGGCCAGGGTGAGGAACATATCCGACATGGGCGCCGAGGTGAACCACTTGTGGCCGACGATGCGGTAGCTGCCATCGGGCTGCGGTGTGGCGGTGGTGGTGTTGGCGCGAACGTCGGAGCCGCCCTGCTTCTCGGTCATCGACATGCCCGCGATGAGACCGGCCTTGGTCGACGGTTCACGCAGGCCGAAATCATAAGTACGGGAACCGAGTAGCGGTTCGAACTTGGCCGCGAGTTCCGGATTGTGGCGCAACGCGGGCACGACGGCGTAGGTCATCGAGATCGGACACATATGCCCGGCGTCGGCGACACCCCAGGTGTAGAACTTGGCCGCGCGGGCGGAATGGGTGCCCGGCCGGTCGTCGAGCCAGGGCGAGCCGTGGAGTCCGTGCGCGACAGCGACTTTCATCAGCTCGTGCCAGTACGGATGGAATTCGACCTCATCGATGCGGTTGCCGTAGCGGTCGTGCGTATGCAGGACGGGCGGGTATTCGTTGGCGAGGCGGCCCCACTCCTGCGCTTCGAATCCGCCTGCGAGCCTGCCGAGTTCGCGCACTTCGGGTTCAGCCCAGCCCGCGCCTTCGCGGTGCAGTCCCTCGAGCAGGGCCGGGTTCTGCGCGACATCGAAGGGCACGATATCGGGAACCTGGTTGAAGACTTCATGCGTCGGCATCGGACACTCCTGAGTCGGATTCATCGCGCACACCCAGTGCGCGTAACGCGAAACTGATGAGTTCGGGCACAACGGATTCGCTGTGCGGGGCATCGGCCAGCGGGCCGACCAAGACCTCGCCGATCGCGCCGACGAGCGCGGCCGCGCTGGTCTTGGCATCCTGCGCGGGCAATTCACCACGCGAAACCCCCTCCGCGACAGCAGATTCGAAGGCTTCGGCGAAGGCCCGGCGGAAGCGCAGGCGCTCGGCATCGACCACGGTATCGACGGGTTCGACGAGCAGGACGTAGGCGAGTTTCGGATTCTTCAGCGCCCGGCCCGCGAAGGTTTCCACCGCCGCGGTCACCCGCTCGACGGCCGTTCCCGAGGCACTTGCAGTAACCACTGCGGCCACTTCGTGCGCGACCACCTTCCGGAATACCGCGCTCACCAGGTCGGTCTTACCGCTGAAGTTCTTGTAGACCGTTCCGGTGGCCACGCCTGCCTCGGCGGCGACGGCCGCCATGGACAGTCCGGCATAGCCCGCGCGGGAGAGCACCTTGGTTGCCGCCTGCACGATCAGGCCCGCCTGGGCGTCGAGGCGGGCCTGCACAGCAGGAGTTCTCCGGTAGGCCATACAAGAAGTGAACCACAAATTCATTTCTTCACACAAGGGTACTTCTGACGGCGTATGGTCGTGCTCGTGACTGTGCGAATCGAACGCAACGGGCCCGTGACCACCGTGATCCTGCACCGCCCCGAGGCGCGCAATGCCGTCGACGGTCCGACCGCCGCGGCCCTGGTCGACGCATTCCGCGAATTCGATGCCGATCCGGATGCGGCGGTCGCCGTGCTGTGGGGTGATGGCGGCACCTTCTGCGCTGGCGCGGACCTGAAGGCGCTCGGCACCGAGCGCTCCAATCGGGTCACCGAGGACGGTGACGGTCCGATGGGACCGACCCGAATGCGGCTGTCCAAACCGGTGATCGCCGCGGTCTCCGGATACGCGGTGGCGGGCGGGCTCGAGCTTGCCCTGTGGTGCGATATGCGAGTTGCCGAGCAGGACAGCACCTTTGGCGTGTTCTGTCGCCGCTGGGGTGTACCGCTCATCGATGGCGGCACGATTCGGTTACCGCGCATTGTCGGCACCGGGCGCGCGATGGATATGGTGCTCACCGGTCGCGCCGTCGCCGCCACGGAGGCATTGCAGATCGGGCTGATCAATCGAGTGGTGCCGAATGGCGAATCCCGCAGCGCCGCCGAACAACTCGCCGCCGAAATGGCCGCACTGCCGCAGACCTGCCTGCGCTCGGACCGCATGTCGCTACTGGAGCAGGACGGTATGGACGAGGAGACGGCGCTGCTCAATGAATACCGACACGGCCTGAAGGCCCTGGCCGACGGAGCCCTGGACGGCGCGCAACGGTTCGCCGCCGGTGCGGGCCGTCACGGTTCGCGTACCTGACAATGGCTGCCGCCCAACGGTTGAGCGTTGTCGACGAGATCTTCCTGCGCACGCATCGAGGGCTCGGCACCCCGATCGCGCTCCAGGGTTTGTGGCGCACGGCCGACCGCGTCGATCCGGAGCTACTGTGGCAGGTGCACGCGGCACTGCGGGTCGGACCGTTGGGGCGCAGAGTGATTCGGCCTTCGGTCCCCGGTGCGCGTCGCAGTTGGCGGGCGAACACTCGGGCGTATCCGCTCGAGTTCACCGACGGCACTATCGCTACCGGGGACCTGCTCGAGTGGGCCGATGAGCAGGGCGCGAACCTCGATCCCGAGTACGGTCCGGGTTGGCGATTGTCGACCGCCGCCTTGGATAACGGTGGATCGATTGTGTCGCTGACCTGTTCACATGCGCTCGCCGACGGAAGAGCGCTGGTGCTCGCGGTCGATGATGCGCTGGGCGGCCCGAGCCTGACCACGTCGTCGATGCGGGCAATGCTTTCCCCGGATACCGGGTCGGGTATGAGGTCGGCACCGTCGACGATCGGTGCGATCAGCACGCCATCAACTAAATCTACTGCGCCAGAGGCAAATTACTCGGACGACATACGAATGGTTGGAGCCGCGCCCGGCGGATCGAGCACGAGCGAGCCGATGACGACCACCGCTGCCGAGGCGACATCCGCTGCGTCAGAAACAAATCGCTCCGGCGGAAACGACCAGGTGACATCCGCTGCGCCGCAAACAAACCGCTCCACCGAGAACGACCGGTCGACCGGCAGCGCGCACCACACGTCCGGATCTGCATCAGCGATCGGCAACGCACCGCTGGATACCCATCGGCTCGCCGACGAGTTGGCTTATCCGAAGCTGCCGGGCCGATCTGATGCGGGCGGCTCAATAACGATGCCGAGATCTTCGTCGACATCCATTACGTGGGAAGCAGACCGGTCCGACATGCGATTGAATGCCTCGCTGGGCCGGGAAACCCGAGCTCCGGCATCGGAATGGTCCGATGCTCGGCGGCAGTGGTCGATCGTTGTGCGCGGCACGTTTCGCGCGCTTCGTCGCGGAATCCCCGAACGTCCCGCCCAGACGGCATCTACTCGCGAACACGGGTCGTCGACCCGTGAACGCGGGTCGGTCGCTGGACGCGTAGGGGTCGAGAACGTGCCGACCCTCAGCGTCGTACTGCAGTGTCCCGCAGCGGACTGGGAGTCGGCGGCTGCGGCGCAGGGTGGCACCGCCAACAGCTTGTTCATCTCCCTAATTGCGAAGATGTTGTGGGCCAGTGGATTTCCCGGTGAGACGATCGATGCCAGCCTTCCGGTCGACACCCGCGACGAGCCGCGCGTCGACAATGACCTCGCGATGACCGAGATCACCATCGAGCGCAGCGATACTCCGGCCACCATTCGCGAGAAGGCCCGAATCGCCTACGAGCGGCGCATGTCCAGCCCCGGCGGGATGCCGGAGGAACTGCTGCAGGTCATTCCGGATCGCTGGGCCTATGCCCTGTCCAAGGGCGCTGGTGAACGAGACATCCTGTGCTCCAACATCGGAACGCTCCCCGACTCCCTGCGCACCCTGGGCCCACACCGCTGCATCGGCGTCGCCGCCCGCGCCATCCATCCCGGCCTCACCACGGACCGTCTCCCCCGCACCCGGCTATCCGGCTATCTCTGCCGCATCGCGGACACCTACACGCTCGCGGTCGTCAGCCTCGACCCCGCCCACATCGACACCCCCGAAACCCTTCGCGCCTTGGCTCACGAAACCGCAACCGCCGTCGACCTCCCGATCACACTCTGGTGACCGCCGGCCCTCGGCTCGGCGCACACCGCCACCTGAATGCCGATGCGCCTGGGCGGGCATTCCAGGAGGCGCTGCGCGAGGTCGAGCCACGCGCCCTCCACGAGGGCGCCTTCGACTTCCATTACCGCCACCGCAAAGACATCGTGCTCATGCTCGCCGAGCTGACTACCCTCGCCGACCTGGGCCTGATCGACCTCGTATTGGCCTGGCGCGGGCGGCTGGTGAAGCTGCCGCGCGGCCCTGAACCCACACTGGAGCAGTCCACCCGGGCCGTGATCGCCTTCGGCGGCCTCCAGGACTGCACGATCCAGTTCGCCGACGTGCCAAAGGACGAGCTCCGCCGGGCGGCCGTGGACGGCGCCTGCGCGGCCCTGGGCATGGAGCCGCGCCCCGAAGCCTGACGAGGCCCCGGCGGACGGCCACCCTCACAACAGTCGCCCAACCCGGCCGCATACCCAGTTACTACCCCGCAAAAGCGGCTGGTGCGAGGTCGGCACCGGGCATGGGAAACCAGGCATGAGTCATGCCTCGAGGGTGATCCACGTCACTGGACAATGCTGTCAGGAATTCGGGGGCTGTCTCGTTCAG
Protein-coding sequences here:
- a CDS encoding class I SAM-dependent methyltransferase; the protein is MTKDHPHSVVAAMGNRHDYLPAAGRDAFLPGYDLLTRLLGMYKLHETLVAQAELASGQRVLEIGCGTGNLTIRAKRTQPAAEVIGSDPDPLALARAERKANRLTGIRFERAYAQELPYPDNEFDRVLSSMMLHHLETDIKTAALTEALRVLRPGGSLHILDIGGEVTPDDGLMARLLLHNHHAHDNLGGGIPQLLRTVGFDCTVVASQRHRRLGRVTFYRGTRPN
- a CDS encoding nuclear transport factor 2 family protein encodes the protein MSAVANKKLIEDIFEQMSQGNTRAMGEAMAEDFRWIFPGNWSWSHTWEPKTVVLNELLRPLMTQFTEYRSAADFVIAEDDRVVAQVRGHGITTGGEPYEQTYCFIFRIANGRLTEVIEHCDTALVERVLQRVG
- a CDS encoding TetR/AcrR family transcriptional regulator; translation: MAYRRTPAVQARLDAQAGLIVQAATKVLSRAGYAGLSMAAVAAEAGVATGTVYKNFSGKTDLVSAVFRKVVAHEVAAVVTASASGTAVERVTAAVETFAGRALKNPKLAYVLLVEPVDTVVDAERLRFRRAFAEAFESAVAEGVSRGELPAQDAKTSAAALVGAIGEVLVGPLADAPHSESVVPELISFALRALGVRDESDSGVSDADA
- a CDS encoding acyl-CoA dehydrogenase family protein: MPTHEVFNQVPDIVPFDVAQNPALLEGLHREGAGWAEPEVRELGRLAGGFEAQEWGRLANEYPPVLHTHDRYGNRIDEVEFHPYWHELMKVAVAHGLHGSPWLDDRPGTHSARAAKFYTWGVADAGHMCPISMTYAVVPALRHNPELAAKFEPLLGSRTYDFGLREPSTKAGLIAGMSMTEKQGGSDVRANTTTATPQPDGSYRIVGHKWFTSAPMSDMFLTLAQAPGGLSCFLLPRVLPDDTRNPIRIQRLKDKLGNKSNASSEIEYENATGWLVGAEGGGVKTIIEMVNMTRLDCVIGSATGMRVGAVYAAHHARHREAFGAKLIDQPAMRNVLADLVIESDAATTVMMRLAGATDRAGTDPAEAALRRIALAVTKYWVCKRAPAHAAEALECFGGNGYAEESGMPRLYREAPLMSIWEGSGNVAALDALRAMGRQPETVEAFFNEVSLAAGADPRLDDAIARLGKELSDLDEIEYRARRVVELMALVLQGAQLVRHGHPAVADAFCATRLGDNWGIAFGTLPTGVNTTDIIARALT
- a CDS encoding crotonase/enoyl-CoA hydratase family protein, with the translated sequence MTVRIERNGPVTTVILHRPEARNAVDGPTAAALVDAFREFDADPDAAVAVLWGDGGTFCAGADLKALGTERSNRVTEDGDGPMGPTRMRLSKPVIAAVSGYAVAGGLELALWCDMRVAEQDSTFGVFCRRWGVPLIDGGTIRLPRIVGTGRAMDMVLTGRAVAATEALQIGLINRVVPNGESRSAAEQLAAEMAALPQTCLRSDRMSLLEQDGMDEETALLNEYRHGLKALADGALDGAQRFAAGAGRHGSRT
- a CDS encoding helix-turn-helix transcriptional regulator, which gives rise to MTEATRMVRHRRGVPVFDYRSDQVTPPVSLLRFDRLTERGHSPHIHNFPALLYIQSEGVVYVVAPGQVIADAPPHKSEGSVAVFFDPAALGDAGRAPWPTWRAHPLLFPFLHQHSGGVLELTVPVARRPLWDNAIAALEAELAQRQEGYRQAASAHLTLLLIDLARLAADVVGDLRRSGEPLLAEVFDVIDQQHTAPLSLRDVADAVGMTPGHLTTVVRRRTGRTVQAWITERRMTEARRLLAETDLPVGEIARRVGIPDAGYFTRLFRRNNELSPRQWRAQPASRAR
- a CDS encoding LysR family transcriptional regulator produces the protein MGEFTIVGLRVVREAARSGSFSTAAENLGYTQSAVSRQIALMEQAAGRALFERHARGVQTTEAGRIVLRHAETVLGGLGSVRQELDGLTARPPATLRVGAFSTAMAALVPRAIAATAPRLARVPLREGTSPRLVSAVARGRLDLAVVTETRNLPADTEIEPLLDDPLLIAVPPDHALAGHASVTPAQLRGERWIAGSTEVSSTLLGAWRDATWEPEIAFVARDWFAKLGLVAAGMGSTVVPGIAVPVLPPGIALVRIDHPAAVRTTCVVYRTGDSPRQIFIEALRDAAADLATEVRQRLR